From Sulfurovum zhangzhouensis, one genomic window encodes:
- a CDS encoding 4Fe-4S dicluster domain-containing protein, translating to MSVIIDDTCITCDACLQNCPVNAIVDDMNNPTGESRYYIRPEKCIECVGVYDDPQCAAICPSIGCITWDMPYTKEYEEHYMNNDLYAIGTSKTGKVLSPSHREKKYREDIPLEQRGVGKEVQEEPEELEVG from the coding sequence ATGTCAGTAATTATAGATGATACTTGTATCACATGTGATGCATGTTTACAAAACTGTCCTGTCAATGCAATCGTAGATGATATGAACAACCCAACAGGTGAGAGCCGCTACTATATTAGACCTGAAAAGTGTATCGAGTGTGTTGGAGTCTATGATGATCCTCAATGTGCGGCGATCTGTCCAAGTATCGGGTGTATCACCTGGGATATGCCATATACGAAAGAATATGAAGAACATTACATGAATAATGATCTCTATGCGATTGGCACAAGCAAGACCGGAAAAGTGCTTTCTCCTTCACACAGAGAGAAAAAATATAGAGAAGATATCCCTCTGGAACAGCGTGGTGTCGGTAAAGAGGTTCAAGAAGAGCCTGAGGAACTGGAAGTCGGTTAA
- a CDS encoding NifB/NifX family molybdenum-iron cluster-binding protein, with amino-acid sequence MIVAFASSTGEKIDQHFGWSKEFYLYRINKESAEFLKTINAETDLEDEHEKLNYKIDAIGEADIMYCTQIGPKASQMVQSAGIHPVRVAEGEDLKGSIDNILEMLNTQPPMWLLRAFHKAQQKSA; translated from the coding sequence ATGATTGTTGCTTTCGCATCGTCAACCGGGGAAAAGATCGATCAGCATTTCGGATGGTCCAAAGAGTTCTACCTCTACCGTATCAATAAAGAGAGTGCAGAATTTCTAAAGACAATCAATGCCGAAACAGATCTTGAAGACGAGCATGAAAAGCTCAACTACAAGATCGATGCGATCGGTGAAGCGGATATCATGTACTGCACACAGATCGGGCCGAAAGCATCGCAGATGGTGCAATCAGCCGGTATCCACCCGGTTCGCGTAGCCGAAGGTGAAGACCTTAAAGGTTCAATCGACAATATTCTTGAAATGCTCAATACACAGCCGCCGATGTGGTTGCTCAGAGCATTTCATAAAGCTCAGCAGAAGAGTGCATGA
- a CDS encoding 4Fe-4S dicluster domain-containing protein: protein MAVLITESCINCDACIEECPATAIVSADESPLSGGEYTYVKPEKCIECVDSAVPKCADVCPTEGCIVWDMPYTEAYNDHFIDSDDYVIRVHKKKGILSPEVTPRPFRENISIADRTNRVSVGETLQLYIP from the coding sequence ATGGCAGTACTGATCACTGAGAGCTGTATCAACTGTGATGCATGTATAGAAGAGTGTCCGGCTACTGCTATCGTAAGTGCGGATGAGTCACCATTGAGTGGTGGAGAGTATACCTATGTCAAACCGGAAAAATGTATCGAATGCGTAGATTCTGCTGTGCCAAAGTGTGCCGATGTCTGTCCGACTGAAGGATGTATCGTTTGGGATATGCCTTACACCGAAGCGTATAATGATCACTTCATCGATAGTGATGATTATGTGATTCGTGTTCACAAGAAAAAGGGAATTCTGTCTCCAGAAGTAACGCCAAGGCCTTTTAGAGAGAACATCTCTATAGCTGATAGAACCAACCGAGTGAGTGTCGGAGAGACACTTCAACTTTATATTCCGTAA
- a CDS encoding NifS family cysteine desulfurase, translated as MRVYLDNNATTKIDPMVTVKMQPFLGEFYGNPNSLHQYGMEVRPHLNEALGYMYDALNVPDEDDILVTSCATESNNTVIKGVYFKHILKNPEKNHIVTTSVEHPCILETLHFLSDNGLVDVTYVDVDENGGIKAEDIKNAVTDKTVLITMMWANNETGMIFPVEEVSEFAKEKGILFHTDAVQAIGKVPVDLTKVDVDYLTFSAHKFHGPKGIGGLYVKKGKNLPNLLHGGEQMGGKRAGTLNVASIVGMGLAMKQAAGHIEKMNTEVRRLRDKLEDALSTIPDTIIVGPREQRTPNTLLISLKGIEGEAMLWDLNKKGIAASTGSACASESLEANPVMTAIGEDPELAHTAMRLSLSRFTTEDEIDYVIDAFIKAAERLRSISSTYAYTNEVG; from the coding sequence ATGAGAGTCTACCTTGATAATAATGCTACTACAAAAATCGACCCAATGGTTACTGTGAAGATGCAGCCGTTTTTGGGCGAGTTCTACGGAAATCCAAACTCTCTACACCAATACGGTATGGAAGTGCGCCCACACCTGAATGAAGCTTTGGGATATATGTATGATGCACTGAACGTACCTGATGAGGATGACATTCTTGTCACTTCTTGTGCGACAGAGAGTAACAATACTGTCATTAAAGGGGTTTACTTCAAACACATTCTGAAAAATCCTGAGAAAAACCACATCGTTACAACTTCAGTTGAACACCCGTGTATACTTGAAACTCTGCATTTTCTAAGTGACAACGGTCTTGTGGATGTGACTTATGTGGATGTCGATGAAAACGGAGGGATCAAAGCTGAAGATATCAAAAATGCGGTCACGGACAAAACCGTACTGATCACCATGATGTGGGCAAACAACGAAACAGGTATGATCTTCCCTGTTGAAGAAGTAAGTGAATTTGCCAAAGAGAAAGGGATACTTTTCCATACAGATGCGGTACAAGCCATAGGTAAAGTCCCTGTAGATCTTACTAAAGTCGATGTTGACTACCTTACATTCTCTGCACATAAGTTCCATGGTCCCAAAGGTATCGGCGGACTTTACGTCAAAAAAGGCAAGAACCTTCCGAATCTTCTGCATGGCGGTGAGCAGATGGGAGGAAAACGTGCCGGTACACTCAATGTCGCATCTATCGTAGGTATGGGGCTGGCTATGAAACAGGCTGCAGGACATATTGAAAAGATGAACACTGAAGTAAGAAGACTGCGCGATAAACTGGAAGATGCACTCTCAACGATCCCGGATACGATCATCGTTGGACCAAGAGAGCAGCGTACGCCAAATACCCTACTCATTTCTCTTAAGGGGATAGAGGGTGAAGCAATGCTCTGGGATCTGAACAAAAAAGGGATCGCTGCTTCTACAGGAAGTGCTTGTGCATCTGAATCACTTGAAGCCAATCCGGTAATGACTGCTATCGGTGAAGATCCTGAGCTTGCACATACGGCTATGAGACTTTCTCTTTCCAGATTTACTACTGAAGATGAGATAGACTATGTTATTGATGCATTTATCAAGGCTGCAGAGCGTCTACGCTCCATCTCTTCTACTTATGCATATACAAATGAAGTAGGATAA
- a CDS encoding 4Fe-4S dicluster domain-containing protein, producing the protein MAVMITEECISCDACASECPVAAILGDDNEKNPYEGEYFYVKPETCVECVGHADTPRCADVCPTEGAIVWDMPYTTDFEEYYAAGNEEGKYMIREHKKKGLMLPSVKAQSFMEEIGMDVRESHADVAASF; encoded by the coding sequence ATGGCAGTAATGATCACAGAGGAATGTATCAGTTGTGATGCGTGTGCATCTGAGTGTCCGGTGGCGGCAATTTTGGGTGATGACAATGAGAAGAATCCATATGAGGGTGAGTACTTCTATGTAAAACCTGAGACATGTGTTGAGTGTGTGGGACATGCAGATACACCAAGATGTGCGGACGTATGTCCTACAGAAGGAGCAATTGTATGGGATATGCCGTATACGACCGACTTTGAAGAGTACTATGCTGCAGGTAATGAAGAAGGAAAATATATGATCAGAGAGCATAAGAAAAAAGGCTTGATGCTACCTTCTGTGAAAGCACAATCTTTTATGGAAGAGATCGGTATGGACGTACGTGAATCCCACGCAGATGTGGCAGCATCGTTCTAG
- a CDS encoding SIR2 family protein has product MTAITTNDTIETIKKELRNQTTVPYFGMGIFEATKTKEGEQMPYDSDSMILMMNNGRAMSDRLMFEYPRAAMHLEQRRGVDYIQQMMNWIYTKEFNPTQLHKALINMQPRYIIDTNRDGKVQELLAYEPHTLIVGKSRILDNDYRYEIFEWDLENKKYFQVDEEALDDAQKILFKPMGTPLPEPSFVISDADYVDWLTEAMGGFAVPSVLKTYRKTKKYLFLGTAFDRDTDRMVANELTIDLEGGYFVKGGELTKREEKFLEKHNIELVNMSLEEFTKAFV; this is encoded by the coding sequence ATGACTGCAATTACAACGAATGATACTATCGAAACAATCAAAAAAGAACTAAGAAACCAAACCACAGTACCCTACTTCGGTATGGGTATTTTCGAGGCTACGAAAACTAAAGAGGGTGAACAGATGCCCTATGACTCAGACTCCATGATCTTGATGATGAATAACGGCAGAGCTATGAGTGACAGGCTGATGTTTGAGTACCCGAGGGCAGCAATGCACCTTGAACAGCGTAGAGGCGTTGACTATATCCAGCAGATGATGAACTGGATCTACACCAAAGAGTTCAACCCGACACAACTTCATAAAGCCCTTATCAATATGCAGCCGCGTTATATCATCGATACGAACCGTGACGGCAAGGTACAGGAACTGCTTGCGTATGAGCCTCATACACTGATCGTAGGGAAATCCAGAATACTGGACAATGACTACAGATATGAGATCTTCGAATGGGATCTGGAAAACAAAAAGTATTTTCAGGTGGATGAAGAAGCACTTGATGATGCCCAAAAAATCCTTTTTAAACCTATGGGTACACCGCTTCCGGAACCAAGCTTTGTGATTTCCGATGCCGACTATGTAGACTGGCTAACTGAAGCGATGGGTGGATTTGCAGTGCCTTCTGTACTGAAAACATACAGAAAGACCAAAAAGTATCTTTTTTTAGGAACAGCCTTTGACCGTGATACGGACAGGATGGTTGCCAATGAACTTACGATCGATCTTGAAGGAGGCTACTTTGTCAAAGGAGGAGAGCTTACTAAAAGAGAAGAGAAGTTCTTAGAAAAGCATAACATCGAGCTGGTAAATATGTCACTGGAAGAATTCACGAAAGCGTTTGTATAG
- the clpX gene encoding ATP-dependent Clp protease ATP-binding subunit ClpX: MSKEKTCSFCGRKQSEVKKMFSSENTNICNECVSTCSTILQKEVRYEQQQSMHAQLPKPEKIVSFLDKYIIGQEDAKKVLAVALYNHYKRIENPIYNNVELEKSNILLLGPTGSGKTLLAKSLAKIMNVPFAVADATALTEAGYVGEDVESILSRLLAAANYDVELAQRGIIYIDEIDKVARKSESSTMGRDVSGEGVQQGLLKILEGAEVYVPVKGSRKNSTTETVLFDTTHVLFVCGGAFVGLVPDMHTKKTNKVGFGSVQKTEMKEFKVDQKALVHYGMIPEFIGRIPIIAQLKELTKDQMVQILREPDNALIKQFQALFEMDGIQLEFEEAALEAIAQKAIDKGVGARGLRGIIEEAMLPLQYSCPSKEGLEKCIITEAVIKDPNQEPIFTYKSKEENAEA; encoded by the coding sequence ATGAGTAAAGAAAAAACCTGTTCATTCTGCGGGAGAAAACAGAGTGAAGTAAAAAAAATGTTCTCATCGGAAAATACCAATATCTGTAATGAATGTGTCTCAACCTGTTCAACGATCCTGCAAAAAGAGGTACGCTATGAACAACAACAGTCGATGCATGCACAGCTTCCAAAACCTGAAAAGATCGTATCTTTCCTGGATAAGTATATTATCGGTCAAGAAGATGCAAAAAAAGTCCTTGCAGTGGCTCTCTATAACCACTACAAGCGTATCGAGAATCCGATCTACAACAACGTAGAACTGGAAAAAAGTAACATTTTGCTTCTTGGACCGACAGGAAGCGGTAAGACACTGCTTGCAAAATCTCTTGCAAAGATCATGAATGTTCCTTTTGCCGTTGCAGATGCTACAGCTCTAACTGAGGCAGGCTATGTCGGAGAGGATGTTGAGAGTATCCTTTCACGTCTGCTTGCAGCAGCAAACTACGATGTAGAACTGGCACAAAGAGGTATCATCTATATAGATGAGATCGACAAGGTTGCCAGAAAGAGCGAAAGTTCTACCATGGGAAGAGATGTATCAGGTGAAGGGGTACAACAGGGACTTCTTAAGATTCTGGAAGGTGCAGAGGTCTACGTACCGGTCAAAGGAAGCCGTAAGAACTCTACCACTGAGACCGTACTCTTTGATACGACACATGTACTCTTTGTATGTGGTGGGGCGTTTGTAGGACTTGTTCCGGATATGCATACCAAAAAGACCAATAAGGTCGGGTTTGGTTCAGTACAAAAAACAGAAATGAAAGAGTTTAAAGTCGATCAAAAAGCGCTGGTACATTACGGGATGATCCCTGAGTTCATCGGACGTATACCGATCATCGCACAACTCAAAGAACTTACAAAAGATCAGATGGTTCAGATCCTTAGAGAACCGGATAATGCCCTCATCAAACAGTTCCAAGCTCTCTTTGAGATGGATGGTATCCAACTCGAGTTTGAAGAAGCAGCGCTTGAAGCTATCGCACAAAAAGCGATAGATAAAGGTGTCGGTGCACGTGGTCTAAGAGGGATCATCGAAGAAGCGATGCTGCCGCTTCAATACAGCTGTCCTTCAAAAGAGGGTCTAGAAAAATGTATCATTACAGAAGCAGTGATCAAAGATCCTAATCAGGAACCAATCTTTACCTATAAAAGCAAAGAAGAGAACGCCGAGGCGTGA
- a CDS encoding LysE family translocator, which yields MMLESLIEGFLLGVGAAVPLGPINILLMNRALRNYPQAVITGLGAMSADALYLSLILFGMIQMLQGGILSYLLSLGSIAFLFFLAYRIYQDRNRHLSSEFKEDRQAKRSVFLQGLFLTLVNPYTLAFWLSIGSYTTSKELDPMMTLIGMFSAIVLWVTLIPYFVHRSKHRISMRVRYILNVFSSMLLLGFGISLIVEMIDWRLL from the coding sequence ATGATGCTTGAATCATTGATCGAAGGATTTTTGCTGGGAGTAGGTGCAGCGGTACCGCTTGGACCTATCAATATACTTTTGATGAACCGTGCTCTTAGGAATTATCCACAAGCAGTAATTACAGGTCTTGGTGCTATGAGTGCTGATGCATTGTATCTAAGCTTGATACTCTTTGGTATGATACAAATGCTGCAAGGGGGCATCCTCTCTTATCTGCTATCACTTGGTAGTATCGCTTTTCTTTTCTTTTTGGCATACCGTATTTATCAGGACAGAAACCGTCATCTGTCATCTGAATTTAAAGAGGATAGACAAGCAAAAAGGTCTGTCTTTCTGCAGGGACTTTTTCTGACATTGGTCAATCCTTATACGCTGGCGTTTTGGTTGAGTATCGGAAGTTATACGACAAGCAAAGAACTTGATCCTATGATGACACTTATAGGCATGTTTAGTGCGATAGTACTATGGGTCACATTGATACCGTATTTTGTTCATAGGTCAAAACACAGAATTTCTATGCGTGTCAGATACATACTCAATGTTTTTTCATCGATGCTGTTGCTAGGATTTGGTATCTCTTTGATCGTTGAGATGATAGACTGGAGACTGTTATAG
- a CDS encoding 4-fold beta flower protein, with protein sequence MKTIFYNSEGIPYAYTEDTINIYTFEGTPVAYIDIDDIYAFSGAHLGFFEDGYFWDHNGDVLLFTDTTRFGCGPLKPKKSLKPVRALKTRKPLKGTKESKPLKPLKSRHWSMYSPEDLLKIYV encoded by the coding sequence ATGAAAACTATTTTTTATAACAGTGAAGGAATTCCATACGCTTATACAGAAGATACTATAAATATCTATACCTTTGAAGGCACTCCTGTTGCCTATATAGACATTGATGATATCTATGCATTTTCCGGTGCACATTTGGGATTTTTCGAAGACGGTTATTTCTGGGATCATAACGGAGATGTTCTTTTATTTACTGATACTACCAGATTTGGATGCGGACCTCTTAAACCTAAAAAGTCACTCAAGCCGGTTAGAGCATTGAAGACACGTAAACCTTTAAAAGGTACAAAAGAATCTAAACCGTTAAAGCCCTTGAAAAGTAGACACTGGTCTATGTACAGTCCCGAAGATCTATTGAAGATATATGTATGA